A genomic region of Aspergillus oryzae RIB40 DNA, chromosome 1 contains the following coding sequences:
- a CDS encoding uncharacterized protein (predicted protein): MSRQLCITSVDGHTGFLIAELILTDNKFKKAIGTVTGLTLHPDAPFCKELSKLGAKIVPHRPGRLRDMVSSLQEVGADTMCLIPPAHTEKFDITAELIEETKKANVPNVCFLSSAGCDLAERDKQPRLREFIDLEARFMASKGDPSTSTGHSPVIIRAGFYAENLLLYSRQAQEEGILPLPTGKDHKFAPIALGDVAQVAAHVLTGKGKHGFSDRHRGQLMVLTGPLLTTGDELASAASQALGENLKFEDISEAEAKKVLHAQSESDESEVQYLLEYYSLVREGKTNYISTTAFHDVTGGHPQEPPDFFKTYAQEFHAKRGHKKRKLSADK, translated from the exons ATGTCTCGTCAGTTGTGTATCACCTCGGTTGATGGCCATACCGGCTTTCTGATTGCGGAACTAATCTTGACGGACAACAAATTCAAAAAGGCTATTGGGACCGTCACCGGCTTGACGCTTCATCCAGATGCCCCGTTTTGCAAGGAACTGTCGAAACTCGGCGCCAAGATTGTTCCTCATAGACCCGGTCGACTGAGAGATATGGTGTCATCACTCCAGGAGGTTGGGGCCGATACGATGTGTCTCATTCCCCCTGCCCATACCGAGAAGTTTGACATAACGGCAGAACTTATCgaagagacaaagaaggccaatgTACCGAATGTATGCTTTCTCAGCTCCGCTGGCTGTGATCTTGCAGAAAGGGACAAACAGCCGAGACTGCGAGAATTCATCGACTTGGAGGCACGCTTCATGGCATCTAAGGGGGATCCGTCGACGTCCACTGGTCACTCCCCGGTGATTATACG AGCCGGCTTTTACGCCGAAAATCTATTGCTCTACTCTCGGCAAGCACAGGAAGAAGGcatacttcctcttcccacTGGGAAAGATCATAAGTTCGCACCAATAGCTCTCGGT GATGTTGCCCAAGTTGCCGCCCACGTCCTCACTGGGAAGGGCAAGCATGGATTCAGCGACAGACATAGGGGCCAGTTGATGGTGCTGACAG GCCCGCTGCTCACCACTGGCGATGAGCTGGCCTCTGCTGCTAGCCAGGCCCTGGGGGAGAATTTGAAGTTCGAAGATATATCCGA GGcggaagcaaagaaggtTCTCCATGCGCAATCGGAAAGCGATGAGTCTGAGGTTCAATACCTTCTCGAGTACTACTCCTTGGTTCGTGAAGGCAAGACCAACTACATCTCCACCACGGCTTTCCATGATGTCACCGGTGGCCATCCACAAGAGCCTCC